One Novipirellula galeiformis DNA segment encodes these proteins:
- a CDS encoding efflux RND transporter periplasmic adaptor subunit, with product MNSVPLKRSQRHWLRKAVGSLVVIGGVLGLLVAIAYAKGRQVNAAMSASPPPEMPVAVTLATAQPTTFRQTSVVIGNMLAPESITLRTELAGAVTKVLMTPGGEVEQDAVLIQLDTRSEQAQLKSAEATRKLADSALQRSLRLNRANANSESELDIAEAELTRAEALIEELRVRIDKKNLRAPFRAHVGLFDLHVGQYLNEGTEITVLEGIADYLNVDFAMPSHVADAMTIGDDVALRIGAAGIQSTATIVAVDASANALSRSVTARARLDNPPAILQPNDSVRVTVPYGPAIPARLIPATAVRRGPSGTIVFVVTERDGQRRAESRDVVVAGSEDPNVRVISGVDAGEIVVADGSFKIFDGALVADVTAATDLSQITDEEISK from the coding sequence ATGAATTCAGTTCCATTGAAACGGTCCCAACGCCATTGGCTGCGAAAGGCGGTCGGATCGCTTGTCGTGATCGGCGGCGTGCTTGGTTTGTTGGTTGCAATCGCGTATGCCAAGGGACGTCAGGTGAATGCGGCAATGTCTGCGTCACCGCCTCCGGAAATGCCTGTCGCGGTTACCCTCGCGACGGCCCAGCCGACGACCTTTCGCCAGACATCCGTTGTCATTGGCAACATGTTAGCACCCGAATCGATTACGTTGCGCACCGAATTGGCGGGTGCCGTCACGAAAGTGCTGATGACCCCCGGCGGTGAAGTCGAGCAGGACGCGGTGCTGATCCAGTTGGATACTCGTAGCGAACAAGCACAATTGAAAAGTGCCGAAGCGACTCGCAAGTTGGCTGATTCGGCGTTACAGCGATCCCTTCGCTTGAATCGCGCGAATGCCAACAGCGAGTCGGAGTTGGACATTGCTGAAGCCGAATTGACTCGAGCCGAAGCGTTGATTGAGGAACTGCGGGTGAGGATCGACAAGAAAAACCTGCGTGCTCCCTTTCGCGCGCATGTCGGCTTGTTTGATCTACACGTGGGACAGTACTTGAACGAAGGTACCGAGATCACGGTGCTAGAGGGGATCGCGGACTATTTGAACGTCGATTTTGCGATGCCATCGCACGTTGCCGACGCGATGACGATCGGTGATGACGTGGCGCTGCGTATCGGTGCAGCGGGGATTCAGTCGACTGCGACGATCGTCGCGGTGGACGCGTCGGCCAATGCCCTCTCGCGATCGGTTACTGCGCGAGCACGACTTGACAACCCGCCTGCGATTCTGCAGCCGAATGATTCTGTACGGGTGACGGTTCCCTACGGACCCGCGATACCGGCGCGATTGATTCCCGCGACGGCTGTCCGTCGCGGCCCCAGTGGAACCATCGTGTTTGTGGTCACCGAGCGTGACGGTCAACGCCGCGCCGAGTCGCGCGACGTGGTCGTCGCGGGCAGCGAAGATCCAAATGTCCGTGTGATTTCGGGAGTCGACGCAGGCGAGATTGTCGTCGCCGACGGATCGTTCAAAATTTTCGACGGTGCCTTGGTCGCGGACGTAACGGCGGCGACGGATTTGTCCCAGATCACGGATGAGGAGATCTCCAAGTGA
- a CDS encoding TetR/AcrR family transcriptional regulator, whose amino-acid sequence MAPTTGPETTTRILDAVMQLILAGGLPAVTLSAVCRKAGLSKGGLMHHFPSKESLVDAFLEQAVGDYLNQVQQAAAPHAVGTGQRAKAILELFLGEPTAAEPDCDCAAVMVALVQGGGGNSLVNEVHQTLLQLMREDGLSRDLSELILATIDGVWLQSIIAANDIIESRKKRIHKKLKQLIESEMSMKFKPIASEQ is encoded by the coding sequence ATGGCACCTACAACCGGACCCGAAACGACCACCCGTATCCTCGATGCAGTGATGCAATTGATCCTCGCCGGAGGACTCCCGGCGGTGACGCTCTCTGCGGTTTGTCGCAAAGCGGGACTGAGCAAAGGGGGGCTGATGCACCACTTTCCTTCCAAGGAATCGTTGGTGGACGCCTTTCTAGAGCAAGCCGTTGGGGATTACTTGAACCAAGTCCAACAGGCAGCCGCCCCGCATGCCGTCGGGACCGGCCAACGAGCCAAGGCCATCTTAGAACTCTTTCTCGGGGAGCCGACGGCCGCGGAGCCCGACTGTGACTGCGCTGCGGTGATGGTGGCCTTGGTTCAAGGAGGCGGAGGCAATTCGCTGGTCAACGAAGTTCATCAAACGCTGTTGCAATTGATGCGTGAGGATGGCCTTTCGAGAGACTTGTCGGAGCTGATCCTCGCGACGATCGATGGCGTTTGGTTACAGTCGATCATCGCGGCGAACGATATAATTGAGTCTCGAAAAAAACGCATTCATAAAAAGTTGAAGCAGTTAATCGAAAGCGAAATGTCGATGAAGTTTAAGCCGATTGCGAGTGAGCAATAA
- a CDS encoding BBP7 family outer membrane beta-barrel protein, which produces MFPRLLIITFVSLFIAMTSQAWAQGVYSAGPNVIVNNSAGFDPYASQGVQGGVDLFGSGYAPMGQGISDRLWIRGEYLYWTTDGMDTPPLVTTSPSGTAQTQAGVLGEPGTGVLFGGGELNDGGQSGFRAQAGFWVTSQGTFAIEGEYFALLGNDDQFSAAGNGSPLLSRPFFDTTNDRESAQLISYPGIVHGGLNITSDTDLQSAMVNVRAALIPTFGDCQHYGEPDRVDWIVGYRNLRLKDRLSFSETLESQRSGSPGTIAASEQFRTENRFDGLQLGIIHKVAMNRASLESTLRVAVGNNSQRVNISGDTAITKLGVIQTFPGGLLTQTSNLGSYREEDFTMIPELGVTLGVRVTSWFHATLGYSLLYFPNVVRAADQIDSNVNPNLIPEPSNPVTGSLQPRFRLVETDYWAHGLSFGGQLQF; this is translated from the coding sequence GTGTTTCCTCGGTTGTTGATTATTACGTTCGTCTCGCTCTTCATTGCCATGACGAGTCAGGCGTGGGCGCAGGGCGTTTATTCGGCTGGACCTAATGTGATCGTCAACAATTCCGCTGGGTTTGATCCCTACGCATCCCAGGGTGTCCAAGGGGGCGTTGACCTGTTTGGCAGTGGTTACGCGCCAATGGGGCAAGGAATCAGTGACCGTTTGTGGATTCGCGGCGAGTACCTGTATTGGACCACCGATGGCATGGATACGCCCCCGTTGGTCACGACCAGCCCCAGTGGGACTGCACAGACGCAAGCCGGGGTGCTGGGGGAACCGGGAACCGGAGTGCTATTTGGCGGTGGGGAACTCAATGATGGTGGTCAGAGCGGATTTCGCGCTCAAGCGGGGTTTTGGGTGACATCTCAAGGGACGTTCGCGATCGAGGGCGAGTACTTCGCATTGTTGGGCAACGACGACCAATTCTCAGCCGCGGGGAACGGTTCGCCACTACTCAGTCGGCCCTTTTTTGACACCACGAATGATCGAGAGTCGGCGCAATTGATCTCCTATCCTGGGATCGTCCACGGCGGATTGAATATCACCTCGGACACCGATTTGCAGTCCGCCATGGTCAATGTACGTGCAGCGCTGATCCCTACCTTCGGCGATTGCCAGCATTACGGCGAACCCGATCGAGTCGATTGGATTGTGGGCTATCGAAATCTAAGACTCAAGGATCGTTTGTCGTTTTCCGAAACGCTCGAATCTCAACGATCGGGATCACCAGGCACGATTGCCGCGAGCGAGCAATTTCGCACTGAAAATCGATTCGATGGATTGCAACTCGGCATCATCCATAAAGTGGCGATGAATCGCGCATCGCTCGAATCAACGCTACGAGTCGCGGTGGGCAATAATTCACAACGTGTGAACATCTCGGGCGACACCGCGATCACCAAACTCGGCGTAATCCAAACGTTTCCCGGCGGCTTGTTGACGCAAACCAGTAACCTCGGTTCGTACCGCGAAGAAGACTTCACGATGATTCCGGAGCTTGGGGTTACATTGGGCGTTCGCGTCACAAGTTGGTTCCACGCGACGCTGGGATATTCGCTGCTCTACTTTCCCAATGTCGTTCGCGCCGCGGATCAAATTGACAGCAATGTGAACCCAAATCTAATTCCTGAGCCCAGCAATCCCGTGACCGGTTCGCTTCAACCTCGCTTTCGTTTGGTGGAAACCGACTATTGGGCTCACGGGCTCAGCTTTGGCGGCCAACTGCAGTTCTGA
- a CDS encoding glycosyltransferase family 39 protein: MGENTILGNKLRRDVQETTTTRWFWGFVIGHLVFWTLLPTLVNSNAPLDCIEMLYWGHEWQWGYYKHPPLPAWCCEMGRVIFGNVDWPLYLASQLCVVTCFWAAWKMARQCLSAWPALGATVILEACYYFSFASIEMNNNMVAKACWALAILALYFAIQTTQKRYWVATGFALAMAALAKYDVGLLLLSMLGFSVIHPRGRQCWRTPGPYLLALTAGICVAPHLVWLVENDFLTVNYFRNRSASSSGLSGHLFHPLQFAVSQLLSLAPVLLLATGVLGWHWQRRVLDRDDRLTRDYLLAVVLGPAVLAMLFSLLTGAKLRSMWGSAMWTYCGVLLLLLFQSNASVSEFRKLFQRAVSVGIVLAIIYTSKLTLIATYTNRPSRIHFPGRDLAQEVQQRWQRVTGDPLTIVGGDWWLAGNVAFYAGTPISVYPELQTEWSPWTSHHQMRQTGGVVLWDAGDAAPLTYSIRPAWAEAFPEAEMQPVIELAWDRVPNADPIHVGIAIIPPAARPASIANALPNINAPLR; this comes from the coding sequence ATGGGCGAAAACACCATTCTTGGTAACAAGCTTCGCCGCGACGTTCAAGAAACGACGACCACACGGTGGTTCTGGGGTTTCGTGATTGGTCATTTGGTCTTTTGGACGCTGTTGCCGACGCTGGTCAACTCCAACGCGCCCCTAGACTGCATTGAAATGTTGTACTGGGGCCACGAGTGGCAGTGGGGCTACTACAAGCATCCGCCCTTGCCCGCATGGTGCTGTGAAATGGGGCGGGTAATTTTCGGCAACGTCGATTGGCCACTTTACCTCGCCTCGCAGCTATGCGTGGTGACCTGTTTTTGGGCTGCCTGGAAAATGGCTCGTCAGTGTTTGTCGGCGTGGCCCGCTCTGGGTGCGACGGTGATCCTCGAAGCTTGTTACTACTTCAGTTTTGCCAGCATCGAAATGAACAACAACATGGTTGCAAAAGCATGTTGGGCACTCGCAATTCTGGCACTCTATTTTGCGATTCAAACCACACAAAAACGTTACTGGGTCGCGACCGGGTTCGCATTGGCGATGGCGGCACTGGCAAAGTACGACGTCGGGTTACTTCTCCTTTCCATGCTCGGCTTTAGTGTCATCCACCCTCGCGGGCGTCAATGCTGGAGAACGCCCGGACCGTACCTGTTGGCGCTCACAGCGGGAATCTGCGTCGCCCCCCATCTTGTCTGGCTAGTCGAAAATGATTTTCTGACGGTGAATTATTTTCGCAACCGTTCGGCGAGCTCCTCTGGCCTCAGCGGACACCTTTTTCATCCGCTGCAGTTTGCGGTTTCTCAGTTGCTCTCTCTCGCCCCCGTATTGCTGTTGGCTACCGGGGTGCTGGGCTGGCATTGGCAACGACGCGTTTTGGATCGAGACGACCGCCTGACGCGAGACTACTTGCTCGCCGTGGTTTTAGGGCCCGCGGTTTTGGCGATGCTGTTCTCGTTGCTCACTGGCGCCAAATTGCGAAGCATGTGGGGTTCGGCGATGTGGACCTATTGTGGTGTATTGCTCTTGTTGCTGTTTCAATCCAATGCCAGTGTCAGCGAGTTTCGAAAGTTGTTCCAACGCGCGGTGTCGGTGGGAATCGTGCTGGCGATCATCTACACGAGCAAGTTGACCTTGATTGCAACTTACACGAATCGTCCGTCACGCATCCACTTTCCGGGGCGAGATTTGGCTCAGGAAGTCCAACAGCGTTGGCAACGGGTCACCGGCGATCCCTTGACGATCGTGGGAGGCGATTGGTGGTTGGCGGGCAATGTGGCGTTCTATGCAGGGACCCCCATCAGTGTTTACCCCGAACTTCAAACGGAGTGGTCACCGTGGACGAGCCACCATCAAATGCGACAAACCGGAGGGGTCGTGCTCTGGGATGCCGGAGACGCCGCGCCGCTGACGTATTCCATCCGACCGGCTTGGGCGGAAGCCTTTCCCGAGGCCGAAATGCAACCGGTGATTGAATTGGCCTGGGATCGTGTCCCTAACGCCGACCCCATCCATGTGGGAATTGCCATCATTCCCCCTGCGGCACGCCCTGCATCGATCGCCAATGCACTCCCCAACATCAATGCACCCCTGCGATGA
- a CDS encoding efflux RND transporter permease subunit has product MKAITDLFIRHPVLAIVVNLILVLVGVRCAVSLPIQQFPKLESTSITVTTVYFGASAETVRGFLTTPIERAVSSVAGIDYVESSSIAGISSVTVRLNLNHDSTKALAEVSARLQQVRSELPAEAEPPTIELVRADRPYASFYLSFTSDRFNLPALTDYLTRNVQPRLSIVPGVQKVGIEAGQTPAMRIWISPERLSELNLTPGDVYSALQRNNFLAAIGQVKSDTVQIDLLTNTDLRSVEEFGDLIVWQSPASADGPGAIIRLSDVARVELGSEEPTATAMYRGREAIYVSVWPLPGSNEIEVATRLHQAMSELEPELPGHVDMQLAYDGTKFMRRSLSEISKTLSETIVIVGFVVFLFMGSVRSALVPLVAMPVSLIGAAIVMYLLGFSLNLLTLLAIVLAVGLVVDDAIVVVENVQRHLQEGHGKIQAALIGSRELVGPILAMTITLATVYAPIGFQGGLTGMLFREFAFTLAAAVVVSGVVAVTLSPIMSAYLLPAGGREGVMTRWVNRIFAAVRRRYASMLSLVLELRWSIALATLLAGAAAFPLYRFSSKELAPVEDEGAIAVMLAAAPDSTLGSTTRWAGQLATGFQAIEESEYMWAVVTASGGFGGLITKDWDERSRNTQQILPQVFGIASQNPGLEAFPVLVPPLPGAGNYDVELVLKSDLPVERQRELAEEIVRRGREANLFMFVDTDLKIDLPQARVVVDRERLADLGLDQAAVGRELGVLLGGGYVNRFNYFNRSYRVIPQLEAADRQSTGSLMDLKIRGPSGELIPVSTFASIEPETAPRTLSRFQQQSSVKIFAAVFPGVTKEQGLTRLEAIANDVVGTAATLDYSGESRQIRREGASLAVTLGFALVLIYLVLAAQFKSFRDPLIVLLGSVPLAMSGVLALTCLDLTTINIYSQVGLITLVGLVAKNGILIVEFANSLQESGVAKRPAIIEAAQTRLRPVLMTSAATMLGHLPLVFVTGAGAEARNSIGIVLVAGMAIGTVFTLFVVPALYLLLAAPHRHDQDDRLMPSEPVNLRDASTESLTGEMIPTAPNLA; this is encoded by the coding sequence GTGAAAGCGATCACGGACCTCTTCATTCGACATCCGGTACTCGCGATCGTCGTCAATCTGATCTTGGTTCTAGTCGGCGTCCGCTGTGCGGTTTCGTTACCGATCCAGCAGTTTCCCAAATTGGAGAGCACGTCGATTACGGTGACGACCGTATACTTTGGCGCCAGTGCCGAGACGGTTCGCGGATTTTTAACGACGCCAATCGAGCGCGCGGTCTCTTCGGTGGCGGGGATCGATTACGTCGAATCGAGCAGTATCGCCGGCATCAGCAGCGTCACGGTGCGGCTCAATTTGAATCATGATTCGACTAAGGCATTAGCCGAGGTCAGCGCTCGATTGCAACAAGTACGAAGCGAGTTACCCGCCGAAGCGGAGCCTCCGACGATCGAATTGGTACGCGCCGATCGGCCGTACGCGTCCTTCTATCTGAGCTTCACCTCGGACCGCTTCAACCTACCCGCACTGACCGACTATCTGACCCGTAACGTCCAACCTCGTTTGTCGATCGTACCCGGGGTACAGAAGGTAGGGATCGAAGCGGGACAAACGCCGGCCATGCGGATTTGGATCTCACCGGAGCGATTGAGTGAACTGAATCTGACGCCCGGCGATGTCTATTCGGCGTTACAACGAAACAACTTCTTGGCGGCGATCGGGCAAGTCAAGAGCGACACCGTCCAGATCGACTTGCTAACCAACACGGATTTACGGAGCGTTGAAGAATTTGGTGACTTGATTGTGTGGCAGTCTCCCGCATCGGCCGATGGGCCCGGTGCGATCATCCGGTTATCCGACGTTGCCCGCGTCGAACTTGGCAGCGAAGAGCCGACTGCGACGGCGATGTACCGCGGTCGCGAAGCGATTTATGTCAGTGTGTGGCCATTGCCCGGCAGCAACGAAATCGAGGTGGCCACCCGGCTCCACCAAGCGATGTCTGAATTGGAGCCGGAGCTTCCTGGGCACGTCGATATGCAATTGGCTTACGACGGGACCAAGTTCATGCGTCGCTCGTTATCCGAAATTTCCAAGACGCTTAGTGAAACGATTGTGATCGTTGGTTTCGTCGTGTTCCTATTCATGGGATCGGTACGCTCGGCGCTAGTGCCGTTGGTGGCAATGCCGGTGTCGTTGATCGGGGCCGCGATTGTCATGTACTTGCTTGGTTTTTCGCTCAACCTACTGACGTTGTTAGCGATCGTGCTGGCGGTCGGTTTGGTGGTCGATGATGCCATCGTGGTGGTGGAAAATGTACAACGTCATCTCCAAGAGGGGCATGGGAAAATCCAAGCGGCGTTGATCGGATCGCGTGAATTGGTGGGGCCGATTTTGGCGATGACGATCACGTTGGCAACGGTGTATGCACCGATTGGGTTCCAAGGCGGATTGACGGGGATGTTGTTCCGCGAGTTTGCCTTTACCTTGGCTGCCGCCGTGGTGGTCTCGGGCGTCGTTGCGGTCACGTTGTCACCGATCATGAGCGCCTATTTGCTGCCTGCGGGCGGCCGCGAAGGAGTGATGACGCGATGGGTCAATCGCATCTTTGCCGCGGTGCGTCGGCGGTACGCGAGCATGTTGTCGCTGGTGTTGGAACTGCGGTGGTCGATCGCGCTGGCGACGTTGTTGGCGGGGGCGGCGGCGTTTCCGTTGTATCGGTTCTCTTCAAAAGAACTCGCACCCGTGGAAGACGAAGGCGCCATCGCGGTGATGTTGGCGGCTGCACCTGACTCGACGCTGGGTTCGACGACACGCTGGGCGGGGCAATTGGCGACCGGTTTTCAGGCGATCGAGGAATCCGAGTACATGTGGGCTGTCGTGACGGCCAGCGGCGGCTTTGGTGGCTTGATCACGAAGGATTGGGACGAGCGGAGTCGCAACACCCAGCAAATTTTGCCACAGGTGTTCGGCATCGCGTCGCAAAACCCCGGCTTAGAGGCGTTTCCGGTACTGGTCCCGCCGCTCCCAGGGGCGGGGAACTATGACGTGGAATTGGTACTCAAAAGTGACCTTCCGGTAGAGCGTCAGCGTGAACTTGCCGAAGAGATTGTTCGCCGCGGTCGCGAGGCGAATCTGTTTATGTTCGTCGACACTGATTTAAAAATTGATCTGCCTCAGGCGCGAGTGGTGGTCGACCGGGAACGATTAGCCGATCTGGGGCTCGACCAGGCCGCCGTGGGGCGTGAATTGGGAGTGTTGTTGGGGGGCGGTTACGTCAACCGGTTCAACTATTTCAACCGCTCGTACCGCGTGATACCGCAACTCGAAGCCGCCGACCGGCAATCCACCGGCTCGCTGATGGATTTGAAAATCCGCGGCCCTTCGGGAGAATTGATTCCCGTCTCGACGTTCGCATCGATCGAGCCCGAGACGGCACCGCGAACGTTGAGCCGGTTTCAACAACAAAGTTCGGTCAAAATCTTCGCTGCGGTGTTTCCGGGGGTGACCAAAGAACAGGGGCTTACTCGGTTAGAGGCGATTGCCAATGATGTCGTCGGCACGGCTGCGACGCTGGACTATTCGGGCGAGTCACGTCAAATCCGCAGGGAAGGCGCCTCGTTGGCCGTGACGCTTGGGTTCGCGTTGGTGTTGATCTATTTAGTGCTGGCCGCTCAATTCAAATCGTTTCGCGATCCCTTGATCGTGCTCTTGGGGTCGGTGCCTTTGGCGATGTCCGGCGTCCTGGCGTTGACCTGTTTGGATCTGACGACGATCAACATTTATTCGCAGGTCGGCCTGATCACGCTGGTGGGGCTGGTGGCCAAAAACGGGATCTTGATTGTCGAGTTTGCCAATTCGCTTCAGGAATCGGGGGTGGCAAAACGCCCCGCGATCATCGAAGCGGCCCAAACACGTTTGCGCCCGGTGTTGATGACCTCGGCGGCGACGATGCTGGGCCATTTGCCGTTGGTGTTTGTCACCGGAGCGGGGGCGGAGGCCCGTAACAGTATCGGGATCGTGTTGGTTGCCGGGATGGCGATCGGCACCGTGTTCACTTTGTTTGTCGTTCCAGCACTGTACTTGTTGTTGGCCGCCCCACATCGCCATGACCAGGATGATCGCCTGATGCCGTCTGAACCGGTGAACTTGCGGGACGCATCGACCGAGAGTCTGACGGGCGAAATGATCCCGACGGCACCGAACTTAGCTTGA
- a CDS encoding glycosyltransferase → MKMNMYHPIQATIIVPCYNEADRLDVNAFAAFANQNPMFRFMMVDDGSRDATQRILSRLCESNSEQFELLLMKENVGKAEAVRHGMLAAAQSSTDVFGFLDADLASPLEELPRALDVLHRHPHIGVAIGIRRKLLGHQVLRSPLRCWLGAHFSRVASWVLRLPIQDTQCGLKLFRNTPRMAKLFAQPFQSRWIFDVEIFARMMVAEGTEAVQQQIYEMPLESWREVPGSKLKSGDFFKALGELVAIHRSYKPAASGPATAPMPGAAIEHPVSVPMHPLTVLDESPAEDSPLKKAA, encoded by the coding sequence ATGAAGATGAACATGTATCACCCCATTCAGGCGACGATCATCGTCCCTTGCTACAACGAGGCGGATCGTTTGGATGTCAACGCGTTCGCTGCGTTCGCAAACCAAAATCCGATGTTTCGCTTTATGATGGTCGATGACGGAAGTCGCGATGCAACCCAGAGGATCCTTTCTCGACTGTGCGAGTCGAACTCGGAACAATTTGAGTTGCTGTTGATGAAGGAGAACGTGGGCAAGGCGGAAGCCGTTCGACATGGCATGTTGGCGGCCGCACAATCTTCGACCGATGTCTTCGGATTCTTGGATGCCGATTTGGCCTCGCCACTCGAAGAATTGCCACGCGCGCTCGACGTACTGCATCGGCATCCACACATCGGCGTCGCGATCGGCATTCGTCGTAAACTGCTGGGGCATCAAGTATTACGCAGTCCACTGCGATGCTGGCTAGGGGCTCACTTCAGCCGGGTCGCGTCATGGGTACTTCGGTTACCGATTCAAGACACACAGTGCGGGTTGAAGCTGTTTCGCAACACTCCTCGGATGGCAAAGCTATTCGCCCAACCTTTTCAATCACGTTGGATCTTCGATGTGGAAATCTTCGCGCGGATGATGGTCGCCGAAGGAACCGAAGCGGTCCAGCAGCAGATTTACGAAATGCCATTGGAGTCATGGCGAGAGGTACCTGGTTCGAAACTAAAATCAGGCGACTTTTTCAAGGCGCTTGGTGAACTCGTTGCCATCCATCGAAGCTACAAACCTGCGGCGTCCGGGCCAGCGACCGCGCCAATGCCTGGGGCCGCGATCGAGCACCCTGTGTCAGTGCCAATGCATCCCTTAACCGTGTTAGACGAAAGCCCTGCGGAAGACAGCCCGCTAAAGAAAGCGGCGTAG
- a CDS encoding sodium:solute symporter family protein: MPESAALPSGIYSLFASALVVYLIAMYVIGFVAQRRVKNVEDFVLAGRRLPTSLATITIIATWFGAESLMTTADEVGNEGLRKAMLDPVGIAGCLLLAGLFVAAPMWRMGILTVPDFFYRRFGKTAEILSSLIIVPSYFGWVAAQFVALAQLLDVFFGVPKEWGIVAVATIGTGYTLLGGMWTITWTDAVQMLFILLGLLLLGHAILVHLGDGSVTAGVSAMQTDIAAERWRIADPPTFWRDTMVAISALAIGALGNLPMQDLMQRIFSAKSDQVAARACLWASGGYLLMGVLPIGAGMAAHLLLPRAEGELDGVVLLVASKLLNPMLLLLFFLAIVSAVLSTIVSAVMAPSAVMAHNLVEPLWRKTRSRPPTQIGLLRLQRGAILLVTAASAWLAYRGEGAYELVQGSYSMALVSLVVPFLIGMKFENIPPLAANLAMGFGITVWSFHMLLGWEIFFEPWLEAYGLPIPHELAGTLCSAFGFVVGWILGTTKTVELAE, from the coding sequence ATGCCTGAATCCGCTGCGTTACCTTCGGGGATCTATTCCCTGTTTGCGAGTGCCTTGGTCGTCTACTTGATCGCGATGTACGTGATCGGGTTCGTGGCGCAACGTCGCGTCAAGAACGTCGAGGACTTTGTCTTGGCGGGACGTCGGTTACCGACGTCGCTGGCCACGATCACCATCATTGCGACCTGGTTTGGCGCGGAGTCTTTGATGACGACCGCCGACGAGGTGGGCAACGAAGGGCTGCGCAAGGCGATGCTCGATCCTGTGGGGATTGCCGGTTGTTTGCTATTGGCGGGGTTGTTTGTTGCCGCTCCGATGTGGCGCATGGGGATTTTGACCGTTCCCGATTTCTTCTATCGTCGCTTCGGTAAGACCGCAGAGATCCTCTCTTCGCTGATTATCGTGCCTAGTTATTTTGGCTGGGTTGCCGCACAATTTGTGGCGCTTGCTCAATTGCTTGATGTTTTTTTTGGAGTGCCGAAGGAATGGGGCATCGTCGCCGTGGCGACCATCGGAACCGGCTACACATTGCTCGGGGGGATGTGGACGATCACGTGGACCGATGCGGTTCAGATGTTGTTTATCTTGCTCGGTTTGCTGTTGCTCGGACATGCCATCCTGGTTCACTTGGGCGACGGGTCGGTCACGGCGGGAGTCTCCGCGATGCAGACGGACATTGCCGCAGAGCGTTGGCGGATCGCGGATCCACCCACCTTTTGGCGTGACACGATGGTGGCGATCAGCGCGCTAGCGATCGGGGCGCTGGGCAATTTGCCGATGCAAGATTTGATGCAGCGAATCTTCTCAGCCAAGAGTGACCAAGTTGCGGCGCGTGCGTGTTTGTGGGCCAGCGGAGGCTATTTGTTGATGGGCGTTCTGCCCATCGGCGCAGGCATGGCGGCCCATCTGTTGTTGCCGCGTGCCGAAGGGGAACTTGATGGCGTGGTGCTTCTAGTCGCTAGCAAGTTGCTCAACCCGATGTTGTTACTCCTTTTCTTTCTGGCGATCGTTTCGGCCGTGTTGTCAACGATCGTCAGCGCCGTGATGGCTCCGTCGGCGGTGATGGCCCATAATTTGGTCGAGCCATTGTGGCGAAAGACACGTTCGCGGCCGCCAACGCAAATCGGCCTTTTGCGACTCCAACGCGGAGCGATCTTACTTGTCACAGCGGCCTCGGCATGGTTGGCCTATCGTGGCGAAGGGGCATATGAATTGGTTCAAGGATCGTACTCCATGGCGCTGGTCAGTTTGGTCGTTCCGTTCCTGATCGGAATGAAGTTTGAGAACATCCCGCCGCTGGCCGCGAATCTTGCCATGGGGTTCGGGATTACCGTTTGGTCGTTTCACATGTTGTTGGGCTGGGAGATCTTTTTCGAGCCATGGCTCGAAGCCTACGGTTTGCCAATTCCGCACGAATTGGCCGGAACCCTGTGTAGCGCGTTTGGATTTGTCGTCGGCTGGATCTTGGGGACAACAAAAACGGTCGAGCTCGCGGAGTGA
- a CDS encoding transposase, whose translation MPRPPRIQFPGANYHILTRVSRGDGRRKRFHDPRHYERFTQGLQDEVQRSGWIVLTYCLMPNQIHALIQTPEPNLASGMQHWLSGYAHWYAKRNQRTGHLYQGRYKAILARRRRLLLDSETLHSSESL comes from the coding sequence ATGCCGCGACCACCACGCATCCAGTTTCCAGGTGCCAATTACCACATCCTCACACGAGTGTCACGAGGCGATGGACGACGCAAACGGTTCCATGACCCAAGGCACTACGAGCGGTTTACACAGGGACTCCAAGACGAAGTCCAGCGCAGTGGTTGGATCGTCCTGACCTACTGCCTGATGCCAAATCAGATCCATGCGTTGATCCAGACACCCGAGCCGAATCTCGCCAGCGGAATGCAGCATTGGCTATCGGGCTACGCCCATTGGTATGCCAAACGCAACCAGCGCACCGGACATCTCTACCAGGGTCGATACAAAGCGATTCTTGCGCGAAGACGCCGGTTACTATTGGACTCTGAGACGTTACATTCATCTGAATCCCTGTAA